The DNA sequence TCATCAACCTGCCGGCTCTGCCTGTTCGGGGCACGGCCGGCCACCGATTCCCTCGTCCCGGGAGAGACGGTCCCGGAGGCGCTCCTGCGGGCGCTCAAGGCGCTCTCTGACCCGACCCGGCTCAAGATCCTTCGTTACCTGGCACGGGCTCCCCTCACCCCGACTGAGCTGGCGCGAGAGCTCCGGCTGCGCACCCCGACGGTGATGCACCACCTGCATGCCCTCCGCCTCGCCGGGCTGGTTCAAGTCATGATCGGAACAGGGGAGGAGCGCAAGCGCTACGCCCTCCGGCCCAATGCACCGGCCGAGGTGGGGAGGATGCTCGCCGCGTACCTGGAGGAGGACCGCTGATGCGCGGGCTGGCTAGCTGGCTGTGGCGCTACCGGGGCCGTGTTCTGGCCGGGTTCCTCTCCCTGCTGGTGGTGGACGGGGCCGGGCTCATCGTTCCGCTCGTGATCCGGGACGCGATCGACCGCCTCGCCCGCGGCGAAGGCGGGGTGCTTCGCAGCGGGTTGTACATCCTCGGGCTGGCCGCGATCGTGATGGTCTTCCGCTTCCTGTGGCGATACTTCTTCATCGGGACCGCCAGGCGGATCGAGCGCGACCTGCGCGAACGGCTGTATGAGCACCTCGTCAAGCTCTCGGCATCGTTCTACAACACCCACAAGACCGGCGAGCTGATGGCGCACGCCACCAACGACATCGATGCCGTCAGTCGCGCGTGTGGGTTCGGAGTCCTCACCATCGCCGATCCCCTGTTCATGATCCCCGTGGCGATCGGGATCATGCTCTCGATCGATCCCCGCCTCACCCTGTACGCCGTGCTCCCGCTCCCCGTCCTCACCGTGTTCATGCTCGGGTTCGGGCGGGTGATCCACCGCCGGTTCGAGGCGGTGCAGCAGGTCTTCTCCGAGGTGATGGAGAAGGTGCGGGAGAGCGTCGCCGGGATCAGGGTGATCAAGTCGTTCGTGCAGGAGGAGGGGACGGCACGCGACTTCGCCCGAGTTAACGAGCGGTTCGTCGCCAAGAACATGGCCCTGGTGCGGGTGTGGGGGCTGTTCGAGCCGCTGATCGAGCTCCTCTCCGGGGCGACGCTGGCGATCGTACTGTGGCTCGGCGGGATCGGGGTGATCCGCGAGTCGATCTCCCTCGGGGACTTCGTGGCGTTCACCCAGTACCTGACGATGCTCACCTGGCCGATGATCTCCCTCGGCTGGGCGGTGAACATCCTCCAGCGGGGGAGCGCATCCCTCGATCGGATCAACCGCCTCCTTGCTGTCCCGCCGGAGATCACCGATCCACCGGTCCCACGGCGGCCACGCGGGGCAGGGATCGAGATCAGGAACCTGACGTTCTCCTACCCGGGCGGGAACGGGGATCGACCCGCCCTGTCCGGGATCAATCTAAGCATCCCGGAGGGGGCGACTCTGGGGGTCGTCGGGCTGACCGGGGCCGGGAAGAGCACCCTCGCCCATCTCATCCCCCGCATCTTCGACCCGCCCCCGGGGACGGTCCTCATCGGTGGGGTCGACGTGCGTGAGCATAAGGTGGCCGAACTGCGCCGCCTGATCGGGTTCGTTCCCCAGGACCCGTTCCTGTTCTCGGCCACGATCCGGGAGAACATTGCGTTCGGAAACCCGGATGCATCCGAGGAGGAGATCGTGCGGGCGGCGACCTACGCCGGGATCCACGATGAGATCGCCGCGTTTCCCGATGGCTATGACACCGTCGTCGGGGAGCGGGGGATCGCCCTGTCCGGCGGGCAGAAACAGCGGGTGGCGATCGCCCGCGCTCTCCTCACCGCCGCTCGAATCCTGATCTTCGACGACCCCCTCTCCGCGGTCGATGCGGAGCGGGAGGCGTTCATCCTCCGCAATCTGCACGAGTTCTTCCGCGGCCGAACCGCGGTCGTCATCGCCCATCGCCTCTCCGCGGTGATGCACGCCGATCGGATCATCGTCCTCGACAAGGGGCGGATCATCGAGGAAGGTACCCATGCGGAGCTCCTTCGCCGGGATGGGCTTTACCGGCGGATCTGGCGACTGCAGCAGGCACAACAGGAGGTGTCCGATGCCGCATGACGCGCACGACGACGAAGTCCTGGGCAAGGCGTTCGACCTGCGGCTGATGCGGCGCCTCCTCCGGTTCCTCGTCCCGTACTGGCGGTGGTTCGGAATATGCGTGATCCTGATCCTCATCCTCACCGGAATCCAGCTCGGACTCCCCTACATCACCAAGATCGCGATCGACGAGTTCCTCACCCTCCCGAACGCGGTCGTCACCCTCTCCGCCCCGCCCGCCGTCGGGGATGCGATCGACCTCGGGAATGGGCGTTACCTCGTCGACCTGCGGAAGGTCGATTCCGAGACGCGGACAGGGTGGGAGGAGGCCGGCGCCCTTGGCCAGACCCGATACCTGTTCGTCGCAGACGGCTCGCCGGGCGCGGCGGTGGCGGAGGAGTACCCCGATCAGTTCTCCCCCATCTCCAGCGGGTGGATGATCTCCGCGACCGAGCTTCGCGCGCTTCCACCCCAGGCGGTGACAACGTTGCGCGGCGAGGCCATCTCCGGGGTGATGCGGCTCGCCGTCCTGTTCGCGTTCGCCCTCTTGATTCGGTTTGTGTTCGGGGTAGGGCAGGTCTACCTCCTCCAGCTGACCGGCCAGCGGGTGATGTACGACATGCGGCGTCAGATCTTCTCCCACATCCTGCGCCTCCCCCTCTCCTACTTCGACCGCACCCCGGTCGGCCGGCTCGTCACCCGGGTGACGAACGACGTCGCGGCGATAAACGAGATGTACACCTCGATGCTCGTCAACCTGTTCCGCGACCTGTTCCTGATCGTCGGGGTGCTGGTGATCATGTTCGGATTCGATTGGCGCCTCGGGCTCGTCGTGCTCGCCCTGTTCCCGGGCATCGTCCTGGCGGCGTTCGAGTTCCGCAACCGGGTTCGCGTCGCCTACCGCGCCGTCCGCCGCCAGATCGCGCGGTTGAACGCCTACCTGCAGGAATCGATCTCCGGGATAAGGATCATCCAGGTGTTCGTCCAGGAGGCGCGGGCCAACGCGCGGTTCCGCGAGATCAACGTCGGCAAGTACCGCGCCGACATGCGCCAGCTCCTCACCTTCGCCGTCTTCCGGCCGTTGATGAGCTTCCTCAGTTCGTTTGCGATCGCCCTCGTGATCTGGTACGGCGGGCTGCGGGTGCTGGGCGGGAGCCTCTCCCTTGGTGCCCTGACCGCGTTCATCCAGTACGTGCGGATGCTGTTCAACCCGATCCTCGATCTGGCTCAGGGATACAACGTCCTCCAGGGCGCGATGGCCGCGGCGGAGCGGATCTTCCTCCTCCTCGACGAGCCGGAGGAGGACCGCGGTGGCGGGATAATCCCCGATCGGTTCGAGGGGAGGATCGAGTTCCGCGACGTATGGTTCGCCTACAAGGATGAGGACTGGATCCTGAAGGGGGTTTCGTTCACCGTCTCCCCGGGGGAGCGGGTGGCGATCGTCGGGCCGACCGGAGGCGGGAAGACCACGATCATTCGGCTCCTCCTCCGGTTGTATCCGATCCAGAAGGGAGAGATCCTGATCGATGGGATCCCGATCGAGAAGTACGATGTCGGCTTCCTCCGCCGCCAGATGGCGGTCGTGCTGCAGGACGTCTTCCTGTTCTCCGGGGATATCCTGACCAACATCCGGCTGTGGAGCGACATCCCGGAGGAGGATGCGGTCGCCGCTGCCCGGTTTGTCAGCGCTGACTTCGTCGAGGACCTCCCCGATCGATACCGGACCGAGGTGAAGGAGCGGGGGGTGACCCTCTCGTTCGGGGAGCGACAGCTCTTGTCGTTCGCCCGTGCGGTCGCGTTCAATCCACGCATCCTCATCCTCGAC is a window from the Candidatus Bipolaricaulota bacterium genome containing:
- a CDS encoding ABC transporter ATP-binding protein, translating into MRGLASWLWRYRGRVLAGFLSLLVVDGAGLIVPLVIRDAIDRLARGEGGVLRSGLYILGLAAIVMVFRFLWRYFFIGTARRIERDLRERLYEHLVKLSASFYNTHKTGELMAHATNDIDAVSRACGFGVLTIADPLFMIPVAIGIMLSIDPRLTLYAVLPLPVLTVFMLGFGRVIHRRFEAVQQVFSEVMEKVRESVAGIRVIKSFVQEEGTARDFARVNERFVAKNMALVRVWGLFEPLIELLSGATLAIVLWLGGIGVIRESISLGDFVAFTQYLTMLTWPMISLGWAVNILQRGSASLDRINRLLAVPPEITDPPVPRRPRGAGIEIRNLTFSYPGGNGDRPALSGINLSIPEGATLGVVGLTGAGKSTLAHLIPRIFDPPPGTVLIGGVDVREHKVAELRRLIGFVPQDPFLFSATIRENIAFGNPDASEEEIVRAATYAGIHDEIAAFPDGYDTVVGERGIALSGGQKQRVAIARALLTAARILIFDDPLSAVDAEREAFILRNLHEFFRGRTAVVIAHRLSAVMHADRIIVLDKGRIIEEGTHAELLRRDGLYRRIWRLQQAQQEVSDAA
- a CDS encoding ABC transporter ATP-binding protein; translated protein: MPHDAHDDEVLGKAFDLRLMRRLLRFLVPYWRWFGICVILILILTGIQLGLPYITKIAIDEFLTLPNAVVTLSAPPAVGDAIDLGNGRYLVDLRKVDSETRTGWEEAGALGQTRYLFVADGSPGAAVAEEYPDQFSPISSGWMISATELRALPPQAVTTLRGEAISGVMRLAVLFAFALLIRFVFGVGQVYLLQLTGQRVMYDMRRQIFSHILRLPLSYFDRTPVGRLVTRVTNDVAAINEMYTSMLVNLFRDLFLIVGVLVIMFGFDWRLGLVVLALFPGIVLAAFEFRNRVRVAYRAVRRQIARLNAYLQESISGIRIIQVFVQEARANARFREINVGKYRADMRQLLTFAVFRPLMSFLSSFAIALVIWYGGLRVLGGSLSLGALTAFIQYVRMLFNPILDLAQGYNVLQGAMAAAERIFLLLDEPEEDRGGGIIPDRFEGRIEFRDVWFAYKDEDWILKGVSFTVSPGERVAIVGPTGGGKTTIIRLLLRLYPIQKGEILIDGIPIEKYDVGFLRRQMAVVLQDVFLFSGDILTNIRLWSDIPEEDAVAAARFVSADFVEDLPDRYRTEVKERGVTLSFGERQLLSFARAVAFNPRILILDEATASIDSHTEDLIQRSLEKIMTGRTSIIIAHRLSTIRAADKILVVSKGKIVEQGTHSELLARRGLYAALYELQFAAVE